Genomic segment of Oncorhynchus clarkii lewisi isolate Uvic-CL-2024 unplaced genomic scaffold, UVic_Ocla_1.0 unplaced_contig_13079_pilon_pilon, whole genome shotgun sequence:
tctcagtcagtagaacatggtgcttgctgtgtctcagtcagtagagcatggtgcttgctgtgtcagtcagtagagcatggtgcttgctgtctcagtcagtagagcatggtgcttgctgtgtctctGAGCCATACATAATGATGTCTGTATGACTGTCTCAGTCCggagagcatggtgcttgctgtgtctctGAGCCATACATAATGATGTCTGTATGactgtctcagtcagtagagcatggtgcttgctgtgtctcagtcagtagagcatggtgcttgctgtgtctcagtcagtagagcatggtgcttgctgtctCAGTCAGTatagcatggtgcttgctgtgtcagtcagtagagcatggtgcttgctgtctcagtcagtagagcatggtgcttgctgtgtctcagtcagtagagcatggtgcttgctgtgtctcagtcagtagagcatggtgcttgctgtgtctcagtcagtagagcatggtgcttgctgtgtctcagtcagtagagcatggtgcttgctgtgtctcagtcagtagagcatggtgcttgctgtgtctcagtcagtagagcatggtgcttgctgtgtctcagtcagtagagcatggtgcttgctgtgtctcagtcagtagagcatggtgcttgctgtgtctcagtcagtagagcatggtgcttgctgtgtctcagtcagtagagcatggtgcttgctgtgtctcagtcagtagagcatggtgcttgctgtgtctcagtcagtagagcatggtgcttgctgtgtctcagtcagtagagcatggtgcttgctgtgtctcagtcagtagagcatggtgcttgctgtgtctcagtcagtagagcatggtgcttgctgtgtctcagtcagtagagcatggtgcttgctgtgtctcagtcagtagagcatggtgcttgctgtgtctcagtcagtagagcatggtgcttgctgtgtctcagtcagtagagcatggtgcttgctgtctcagtcagtagagcatggtgcttgctgtgtcagtcagtagagcatggtgcttgctgtctcagtcagtagagcatggtgcttgctgtgtctcagtcagtagagcatggtgcttgctgtgtctcagtcagtagagcatggtgcttgctgtgtctcagtcagtagagcatggtgcttgctgtgtctcagtcagtagagcatggtgcttgctgtgtctcagtcagtagagcatggtgcttgctgtgtctcagtcagtagagcatggtgcttgctgtgtctcagtcagtagagcatggtgcttgctgtgtctcagtcagtagagcatggtgcttgctgtgtctcagtcagtagagcatggtgcttgctgtgtctcagtcagtagagcatggtgcttgctgtgtctcagtcagtagagcatggtgcttgctgtgtctcagtcagtagagcatggtgcttgctgtgtctcagtcagtagagcatggtgcttgctgtgtctcagtcagtagagcatggtgcttgctgtgtctcagtcagtagagcatggtgcttgctgtgtctctGAGCCATACATAATGATGTCTGTATGactgtctcagtcagtagagcatggtgcttgctgtgtctcagtcagtagagcatggtgcttgctgtgtctcagtcagtagagcatggtgcttgctgtgtctcagtcagtagagcatggtgcttgctgtgtctcagtcagtagagcatggtgcttgctgtgtctcagtcagtagtCACTACTCTGGATAGGAGCATCTGCTACAGAACTAAAATGTTTCCACAGTTCATCAAAGTATGGatcatttgatttgtttaatgttTCATCATAACAAACACTCTGGAGTTGAAATACTACTCTTGAGTACCCTGACGATTATACTACACTTCTGGAGACATCAAATTACAACCAAAAATAAACGTCTACAGACAGTCGCACGAAAACACAACGCTCTTAAATGAATCCGGTCAACAAGGACGGATCCAACCACAACAGCAGTGACATGATGTAAACACACAGAAAacaaaatggcaccttattccctgtatAATCCACTACGTTTGGTCAACGGGGCCCTGGTTAAGCAGCCTTACGGGGCCCTGGTCAAGCAGCCTTACGGGGCCCTGGTCAAGCAGCCTTACGGGGCCCTGGTCAAGCAGCCttactgggccctggtcaagcaGCCttactgggccctggtcaagcaGCCTTACTGGGCCCTGGTCACGCAGCCTTACGGGGCCCTGGTCAAGCAGCCTTACGGGGCCCTGGTCAAGCAGCCTTACGGGGCCCTGGTCAAGCAGCCTTACGGGGCCCTGGTTAAGCAGCCTTACGGGGCCCTGGTCATGCAGCCTTacggggccctggtcaaacgtagtgcattaaatagggaatagggttggaCGCAGACAATACATTTCTACATGCACGCTCCAGTTGTGAACTGGCATTTCACGGCCGTCTCTGGCCAGGGCCCAGTTTATGACACAGGCTGTAACACATGACAGGGAAGGTGTTCAGTCTGTTACAAAATACACTGAGCAGAAGCTCAGAAACAGCCAATACATTATTCTCTCCTAACACCAGGAGATGGACTCGGTATGAACCCCTCCATGGCTGTTGGGCTGGGGTGGGGGCTGGTCAAACAGGGGGCTGGTCAAACAGGGGGCTGGGAGGGGGGCTGGTCAAACAGGGGGCTGGGAGGGGGGCTGGTCAAACAGGGGGCTGGGTTGGGGGCTGGTCAAACAGGGGGCTGGGTTGGGGGCTGGTCAAacagagggggtggggtgggggctgGAGAGAAGCCAGGCGGTGGTTGGGGGCTGGGTTGGGGGCTGGTCAAACAAGGGGTTGGGGGCTGGAGAGAAGCCAGGCTGGGTTGGGGCTGGAGAGAAGCCAGGCAGGGTGGGGGCTGGAGAGAAGCCAGGCTGGGGTGGGGGCGGGAGAGAAGCCAGGCTGGGTTGGGGCTGGAGAGAAGCCAGGCAGGGTGGGGGCTGGAGAGAAGCCAGGCAGAGTGGGGGCTGGAGAGAAGCCCGGCTGGGGTGGGGGCTGGAAGTGGCTTGGTCCAGGCCTTCTCTGGgccagcagcacggccaggttaAGGGTTAGTCGTGTTTCCCCTTGTCCTTGGTGGAGCCCTCGTTCCAGGCCACGTAGACAAACAAAGCCAGAACCACATGTACGGCCAGCACAGCTACGATGGCAGCATAGAAATAACTGTCTGAGGTAGACATCTGTAGggaacctggagagaggagagcaggagaggggaggaggagagagagggtgggaggaagaagaggggaggaggagagagagaggtgggaggaaggagaggggaggaggagagagagaggtgggaggaaggagaggggaggaggagagagagaggtgggaggaaggagaggggaggaggagagagagaggtgggaggaaggagaggggaggaggagagagagaggtgggaggaaggagaggggaggaggagagagagaggtgggaggaaggagaggggaggaggagagagagggtgggaggaaggagaggggaggaggagagagagaggtgggaggaaggagaggggaggaggaaagagagaggtgggaggaaggagaggggaggaggagagagagagagaggtgggaggaaggagaggggaggaggaggagagagaggggtgggaagaaggagaggggaggaggagagagaggggtgggaggaaggagaggggaggaggtgagagaggggtgggaggaaggggaggggaggaggagagagaggggtgggaggaaggagaggggaggaggagagagagaggtgggaggaaggagaggggaggaggagagagaggggtgggaggaaggagaggggaggaggagagagagaggtgggaggaaggagaggggaggaggagacaggaggaaattCAAATAAATTGTTTTGAATATTGATTGGGATATTTAGGCCTCTCTCAGACAAGAAATAATGATTTACCTTCAAAGATGTATGCCTTTGATGCGAAGTACAGTCCTATGGGCAGGGTGACCATCAGGATGGTGAAGAAGAGAAGAGTTTTCAGAGCAGATACCAGAGAACTGTCATTCCTGCAGGAGAGACAATATATATCCTCCATCATATGTCTTGGTGGTGGCTCTGGGTGAGTACATTACGTGAACTGCATGTGTTTGATATTATTGAATGCATAGACCTACTGTTAGCTATGGGACGTTAATACTGATAGAGCTAGCTAAAATACCTTAGACCAGTGGTGCTGCCCTCTAGTGGGGAAACTCAGAATGTAGACCAGTGGTGCTGCCCTCTAGTGGGGAAACTCAGAATGTAGACCAGTGGTGCTGCCCTCTAGTGGGGAAACTCAGAATGTAGACCAGTGGTGCTGCCCTCTAGTGGGGAAACTCAGAATGTAGACCAGTGGTGCTGCCCTCTAGTGGGGAAACTCAGAATGATCACCAACACTGTAAAACAGTGGTGCTGCCCTCTAGTGGGTCTAGAGCACGGTCTGAAAACACCTGCTGGTGCTCCTCTCCATGTCCCTAAAGACGGTCTGAAAACACCTGCTGGTGCTCCTCTCCATGTCCCTGCAGATGGTCTGAAAACACCTGCTGGtgctcctctccatgtctctacagACGGTCTGAAAACACCTGCTGGTGCTCCTCTCCATGTCCCTGCAGACGGTCTGAAAACACCTGCTGGTGCTCCTCTCCATGTCCTACTTACGGTCTGGAAACACCTGCTGGTGCTCCTCTCCATGTCCCTGCAGACGGTCTGAAAACACCTGCTGGTGCTCCTCTCCATGTCCCTACTTACGGTCTGGAAACACCTGCTGGTGCTCCTCTCCATGTCCCTGCAGACAGTCTGAAAACACCTGCTGGTGCTCCTCTCCATGTCCCTGCAGACGGTCTGAAAACACCTGCTGGTGCTCCTCTCCATGTCCCTGCAGACGGTCTGAAAACACCTGCGGGTGCTCCTCTCCATGTCCCTAAAGACGGTCTGGAAACACCTGCTTTTCCTGGAACTCTTTTTAAAAATAGTTGACCAACTTAGTCAGCTGTCTTATCTTTGTGGCTTGGGTGCTTGGTGTCCAGATGTCTTTTCCTTTTGGAGGGTTTCCTGCTCTCATCAGCGAACAGCTCATTGAATAGGACGCACAGCGGCCTACACTCACCCTGCCTGGCTTCTTTATATGGAAAACCATATTCCATGAAGTCGGAGTTATATTTTCTCCAGTCGACAGGGGACCGGGTTGTCTGCCTTGTCGTTGACATTGGAAGCAGCAGAAGAGGGAGCTGcacattttaaaaatgtgtccATGATTTTACTCTGACAGCTAGCCCACATGAGTTAAATGACAGCTAACTATACACGTGTGCAATGCCTGCAGAACACATCTGGATAGTTAGTTAGCTGTCAATCAATCTAACTGAAAATCTGTATTATCTGATTGGACGACATGTCACATTTAAAACAAAACAATGTGTCAGAATGACATTTTTAttggtccagtgtgtgtgtgtgtgtgtgtgtgtgtgtgtgtgtgtctagaaaTCTGTCATTTCATTGGATCAGTTTTTGCGTGTGGGGCGAGAACATTATTGTATTTGGTCAGTGAGTGTGTGCAGCCCGAAAACCCTCCGATACCGAACCCCACTACCGACCCGCTACACGTGTAAATACAGCAGCAATAAGCGGTGAGGCGGTAtcctttcaaaataaaagtttcGATGCGGAGGTTACCTTTcaaaatattttacatttttaaatgtgttATTATTATATATCTTGTTTTTCTTACACAAGTCCCGCGACCCCTTAAAATCCTCCCGCGACCTCCCAGTTGACGTGCTGGCTAAAGCGCCAAGCTATCTATGTAATGAATGGGCTAATGTTAACTAACTACTGTTAGTAACGTTATCTAATACGACGACTGAATAATTAACGCTCTCTTACCCTCTGAAATCCGGGGCTCCAGCATACGTGGTGCTAAGTGATGTTTTGGCATATCCTTCCATTTCTCTGAGAAATGCAGAAAATAAAACAGCAAAATCTATATGAAATAGAGAGGGTAAACTGTTGTCGCTATGGATATATTTCAACACTTCCGCATTTGATCACGGGACAAGCACATGACTTCTTTCCCGTCTTTGGCAGGAGTACTGTCTCAGTGCGTCATCTACTGGGTTGGTAGGAAATGGCACTTGATCCacctgagcgtgtgtgtgtgtgtgtgtgtgtgtgcgtgtgcgtgtgtgtgtgtgtgtgtgtgcgtgcgtgcgtgcgtgcgtgtgtgtgtgtgatgtaatgTAATCTCTgaaagagcttgtaagtaagcatttcttacaaggttgtattcgacgcacgtgacaaatacaattttatttgatgtcatctcaaatccaaatcaaatcaaactttattagtcacGTGCGCCGAAGTGTGgaccttatcgtgaaatgctgATTTACAATCCCTTAACTAACAGtccagttcaagaagagttaggaaaatatttacaaaataaactaaagtacatttaaaaaaataaaaagtaacacaatacaattacaataagaggctatatacagggggtactgagtcaatgtgcaggggtacaggtaggggtgaagtgactatgcaaagaATCATTGTCGACTTCCAATGCATTAAACATGTTTGCATGAGGTCTTTCAAAACCCAGACCAATATTTTCCCTCctctcaaatggtaccctattccttatagacTGCACTAATTTTGgttagagccctattccctagtggcttgtcaaaagtagtgcactatatagagaacagggtgctacggcccatagggctctggtataaagtagtgcactatatagggaatagggtgctacggcccatagggatctggtctaaagtagtgcactatatagggaatagggtgctacggcccatagggctctggtctaaagtagtgcactatataggggatagggtgctacggcccatagggctctggtctaaagtagtgcactatgtaggggatagggtgctacggcccatagggctctggtctaaagtagtgcactatatatagggaatagggttccatagggctctggtataaagtagtgcactatatagggaacagggttccgtagggctctggtctaaagtagtgcactatatagggaatagggttccataaggctctggtctaaagtagtgcactatatatagggaatagggttccatagggctctggtataaagtagtgcactatacagggaatagggttccataaggctctggtctaaagtagtgcactatacagggaacagggtaccatcTCAGATGCACATGATGTTTAAGAGGACACAGCAGGCCTATTAATAACAAATCAAATATAAATAAAGAAATGAGACTTTTAGAAACATCATCAACTGGTTTAAATGTTATTTACACAGGCTCCCAAATAGCAGTcaactccctatatagtgcacttctgttgaccagagcccaagtagt
This window contains:
- the LOC139397423 gene encoding vacuolar ATPase assembly integral membrane protein vma21-like — translated: MEGYAKTSLSTTYAGAPDFRGNDSSLVSALKTLLFFTILMVTLPIGLYFASKAYIFEGSLQMSTSDSYFYAAIVAVLAVHVVLALFVYVAWNEGSTKDKGKHD